TTGCAAAAAAAATCGCTGTTGCTCTGAAAGGTAAGAACGTGATACAATAGATAGATAGGGCATGTTGACATTTTGATGTTGCCAATGAAAATCTTGCAGATTATCCTTGCATGTTTTACGCTCTTAATTGGACCGGCGGTGCAAGTTCGTATCTACGACCTCCAAGGAGCGCGGATCCGTCAGTTGGATATCGGTCAGCGGGGTGCGGGGC
This region of Candidatus Poribacteria bacterium genomic DNA includes:
- a CDS encoding T9SS type A sorting domain-containing protein produces the protein MLPMKILQIILACFTLLIGPAVQVRIYDLQGARIRQLDIGQRGAGQYLNRQTAAYWDGRDQSGASVVSGVYFYTLEAETFSETQRMVIRK